A region from the Oryzias latipes chromosome 20, ASM223467v1 genome encodes:
- the LOC101169395 gene encoding RNA-binding Raly-like protein isoform X2, with amino-acid sequence MTMYKGKRRNHRYINMAGEPKPYRPKAGSKRPLSAVYSGYEFDYDYYRDDFYSRLFDYHGRVAPPPRAVIPLKRSRVLAPSSRRGKTSFPVKTSSSSSSSSSRPPTSSSSSGVKLKTDQLQTIKRELTQIKMKIDSLLGRLEKIEKQQRAENEAQRKYEDNCDSLHEESVSETAENSGEEAGEGALDVEAGEMTDGGEDDYDEEGSHHLIENHVSDIDN; translated from the exons ACATAAACATGGCAGGTGAGCCAAAGCCATACAGGCCTAAGGCGGGCTCCAAACGGCCGCTCTCAGCAGTTTACAG CGGTTATGAGTTTGATTACGATTACTACAGGGATGATTTTTACAGCAG GCTTTTTGACTACCACGGCAGAGTGGCTCCCCCACCCAGAGCTGTGATCCCCCTGAAACGCTCCAGGGTGCTCGCTCCTTCCTCTCGCCGTGGGAAGACCTCCTTTCCAGTGaaaacctcctcctcctcctcttcttcatcctccagACCTCCTACATCGTCTTCCTCGTCGGGCGTCAAGC TGAAGACGGACCAACTGCAGACCATCAAGAGAGAGCTCACTCAGATCAAGATGAAGATCGACTCCTTGCTGGGACGACTGGAGAAGATCGAGAAGCAGCAGAGAGCTGAAAATG AGGCTCAGAGAAAATATGAGGACAACTGTGACTCCCTCCATGAGGAGTCTGTATCAGAAACGGCGGAAAACTCCGGGGAGGAGGCTGGCGAGGGGGCACTGGACGTGGAGGCGGGAGAGATGACTGACGGAGGAGAGGACGACTACGACGAGGAAGGCAGCCACCATCTG ataGAGAACCACGTTTCGGATATTGACAACTGA